In Stieleria varia, one genomic interval encodes:
- a CDS encoding zinc ribbon domain-containing protein, whose product MSIENPDQSSLNHVRCPGCGKWVDDRAPACPECGEKIYVETPGDITPTKHPQLPMNRADEP is encoded by the coding sequence ATGAGCATTGAGAATCCAGATCAATCATCGCTGAATCACGTACGATGCCCTGGTTGCGGCAAATGGGTCGACGACCGAGCGCCTGCGTGTCCCGAGTGTGGCGAGAAGATCTACGTTGAAACGCCAGGCGACATCACGCCGACGAAGCATCCTCAATTGCCGATGAATCGCGCCGATGAGCCCTGA
- a CDS encoding OmpP1/FadL family transporter, with the protein MSVRLNLRWRTTLVASLAMLISVSSSLYGDGILRDGIGAISTGRGGTNLGFADNGNVILDNPGALVNVDGSGLVELDLDLFITDLSYSDPDNATTSASNSPFPMGQLSVIRKLDEGNIAVGFGVFSHAGFSTHYTLNGPGPLAGPQNYKSVGGLMRILPSLSIALTPRLSIGTTLGMAVSHTELEGPYFTQAATPFRGTPTLLDLQATGTGLSWSLGAQYLLSQSTTLGMAFQAETHITADGSANLVIPGLGSSGFDMELETQWPSTLGVGVTHQANPCTTVAADVIWTRWSGAKSSYNMQLSDPSNPAFAFLGPSFPEVFPLNWRDSVALRLGAERSLGMGRVARAGYVYHHNVIPNETLTPFIQATVEHSLSFGYGWKVRDFGIDLGYQVMLGDDQTVGSSNFVGGDFDGSTSSASAHWFLASLTRRF; encoded by the coding sequence ATGAGCGTAAGGTTGAATCTGCGTTGGCGCACCACACTCGTGGCTTCCCTGGCGATGCTGATTTCCGTCAGCAGCAGTCTCTATGGAGACGGGATTCTACGCGACGGAATTGGAGCGATCTCGACTGGCCGTGGTGGCACCAACCTGGGATTTGCGGACAATGGAAACGTGATCCTGGACAATCCGGGAGCCTTGGTCAACGTTGATGGTTCAGGTCTCGTGGAACTTGATTTGGACCTTTTCATTACGGATCTCTCCTACAGCGATCCGGACAACGCGACGACCAGTGCTTCCAACAGTCCCTTCCCAATGGGTCAGCTCTCCGTTATCCGAAAACTGGACGAAGGCAACATTGCGGTCGGGTTCGGCGTGTTCTCGCATGCCGGTTTTTCCACTCATTACACCCTCAATGGGCCGGGGCCTCTGGCTGGTCCGCAAAACTACAAGTCCGTCGGCGGACTGATGAGGATTCTTCCCAGCCTTTCGATTGCGTTAACGCCACGATTGTCCATCGGTACAACCTTGGGAATGGCGGTCAGCCACACGGAACTGGAGGGCCCCTATTTCACGCAGGCGGCAACCCCATTTCGTGGCACGCCAACTCTCTTGGACCTGCAAGCGACCGGAACGGGTCTGAGCTGGTCACTCGGGGCACAGTACCTCCTGAGCCAATCGACGACACTCGGGATGGCCTTTCAAGCGGAAACTCATATCACCGCGGATGGCTCCGCAAATCTCGTGATTCCCGGGCTAGGCAGCTCAGGCTTTGACATGGAACTGGAAACTCAGTGGCCAAGTACGCTAGGTGTCGGTGTCACGCACCAAGCCAATCCTTGCACGACTGTCGCAGCCGATGTGATTTGGACGCGTTGGTCTGGAGCAAAAAGTTCATACAACATGCAGTTGAGCGATCCCAGCAATCCTGCATTTGCATTCCTGGGACCATCGTTCCCAGAGGTGTTCCCACTCAACTGGCGCGACAGTGTCGCTCTCCGGCTGGGAGCCGAACGCTCTCTGGGAATGGGACGTGTTGCGAGAGCTGGCTACGTTTACCATCACAATGTGATTCCAAACGAAACGCTGACCCCGTTCATTCAGGCCACCGTGGAACACTCGCTATCCTTCGGATACGGTTGGAAAGTGCGTGACTTCGGAATCGACCTCGGGTACCAAGTCATGCTGGGTGATGATCAAACTGTGGGATCCAGCAACTTTGTCGGCGGCGATTTTGACGGTTCCACTTCTTCTGCATCGGCACATTGGTTTCTCGCCAGCTTGACTCGTCGCTTCTAG
- a CDS encoding DUF2945 domain-containing protein, translating into MPQKFRVKQYVQWNFAGGTAKGQIKEAFKEKVTKTLKGTEVTRNATADDPAYLVEQEDGDQALKSESELTDA; encoded by the coding sequence ATGCCTCAGAAATTTCGAGTCAAACAGTATGTTCAGTGGAACTTCGCAGGGGGAACTGCGAAAGGACAGATCAAAGAGGCCTTCAAAGAGAAGGTCACCAAGACCTTGAAAGGCACCGAAGTGACCCGTAACGCAACGGCGGACGATCCTGCTTATCTGGTCGAGCAGGAGGATGGTGACCAAGCACTCAAGAGCGAATCTGAGTTAACCGATGCCTGA
- a CDS encoding FAD:protein FMN transferase, whose protein sequence is MPSGPLLTSVSHRAMATEFVVMLPATDAHLVDAALNALESLDAIEKRLTVYDPESEVSAINRSAADSAVAVSELTFELLTKSLLWSHRTQGAFDVTAGPLITAWGFTQRRGRKPSRLEVESALQSVGHEKVLLDEIKRTVQFTQPGVAINLGAIGKGHALDILLTQLVDAGIRNALIHGGNSSVIAIGDQEPESDSEDRHGWLVGLAHPTKPGRRVAGVRLKNGALSTSGSGKQFFHHQGRRYGHVIDPRTGYPAGDLLSLTVIEANATDAEAQSTGYFVIGREGMRTTMAEHDLPPLIAVAPGNRQDEVRIEVINGESSERFELIDAI, encoded by the coding sequence ATGCCAAGTGGCCCCCTGCTGACGTCTGTTTCCCACCGCGCGATGGCCACCGAATTCGTCGTCATGCTGCCCGCCACCGATGCTCACTTGGTCGACGCGGCCCTGAATGCCCTGGAGTCCTTGGACGCAATCGAGAAGCGGCTGACGGTCTACGATCCCGAGAGCGAGGTGTCCGCCATCAATCGCTCGGCGGCAGATTCTGCCGTCGCGGTCTCTGAACTGACATTCGAGCTGCTGACAAAGTCGCTCCTGTGGTCTCATCGCACGCAGGGTGCATTTGACGTCACGGCCGGGCCGTTGATCACCGCTTGGGGATTCACCCAGCGTCGCGGTCGTAAACCGAGCCGCCTGGAAGTCGAGTCCGCACTCCAAAGCGTTGGACATGAGAAAGTCTTGCTGGATGAAATCAAACGGACCGTTCAGTTCACTCAGCCCGGCGTCGCTATCAACCTCGGGGCCATCGGCAAGGGACATGCGTTGGATATACTGCTGACGCAGCTCGTCGACGCGGGCATTCGCAATGCGTTGATCCACGGAGGCAATAGTTCCGTGATCGCGATCGGTGATCAAGAACCCGAGTCGGACAGCGAGGATCGCCACGGTTGGCTGGTAGGGCTGGCACATCCGACGAAACCTGGACGTCGGGTGGCAGGGGTAAGACTAAAGAACGGTGCGCTTTCGACTAGCGGCTCTGGCAAACAGTTCTTTCACCACCAAGGACGCCGGTACGGTCATGTGATTGATCCACGAACGGGGTATCCCGCCGGTGACTTGCTGTCGCTGACGGTGATCGAAGCCAACGCGACGGACGCGGAAGCGCAGAGCACTGGCTACTTTGTCATCGGTCGCGAAGGAATGCGAACGACGATGGCGGAACACGACCTGCCGCCATTGATCGCCGTCGCACCAGGGAACCGGCAAGACGAGGTGCGGATCGAAGTGATCAACGGAGAGTCGAGCGAAAGGTTCGAGCTGATCGATGCGATTTAG
- the hisG gene encoding ATP phosphoribosyltransferase: MSTHATRLRIGIPSKGRLSELAGELLLQAGLNFRRQNRGLFAKVSGLPIDLIFLRTDDIPTLCAEGAIDIGITGSDLVEESQAKVSTRMRLGVGGCRLAICVPDDCEIRAANELDGKRIATSFPSITKAYLGQHGALAHLVSISGSVEVMIQLGVADAIVDLVETGSTLAANRLRILEEIGTYETVLIQNDRCRDVEMADRVVRRLEGVVIARDYSMLEYNVPRSSLAEAEAITPGFNSPTVGNLEDPDWCSVRVMVRSRDVIDVMERLEKLGASAIFQTTISNCRL, encoded by the coding sequence ATGTCCACACACGCCACCAGATTACGAATCGGCATCCCCAGCAAAGGTCGTTTGAGCGAGTTGGCGGGTGAGCTGTTGTTGCAAGCCGGGTTGAACTTTCGTCGACAAAATCGCGGTCTCTTTGCCAAAGTTTCCGGCCTGCCGATCGACTTGATCTTTCTGCGAACCGATGACATTCCGACATTGTGTGCCGAAGGTGCGATCGATATCGGGATCACCGGCAGCGATTTGGTGGAGGAATCTCAAGCCAAAGTGTCGACGCGGATGCGATTGGGAGTAGGCGGCTGTCGATTGGCCATTTGTGTTCCCGACGACTGCGAGATCCGTGCCGCCAACGAGCTGGATGGAAAACGCATCGCGACCAGTTTTCCCTCGATCACCAAGGCCTACTTGGGACAACACGGGGCACTGGCACATCTGGTTTCGATTTCCGGTAGCGTGGAAGTGATGATCCAGTTGGGGGTCGCTGACGCGATCGTTGACTTGGTCGAAACGGGCAGCACGCTAGCCGCCAATCGACTGCGGATCTTGGAAGAGATCGGTACGTACGAGACCGTATTGATCCAGAACGACCGATGTCGCGATGTCGAGATGGCCGACCGGGTGGTCAGACGGCTGGAAGGCGTTGTGATCGCGCGAGACTATTCGATGTTGGAGTACAACGTGCCGCGAAGTTCACTGGCGGAGGCGGAAGCGATCACGCCGGGATTCAACTCGCCGACCGTCGGTAACTTGGAAGACCCCGATTGGTGCAGCGTCCGTGTGATGGTTCGCAGTCGCGATGTGATCGACGTGATGGAGCGATTGGAAAAGCTCGGCGCGTCCGCGATCTTTCAAACGACGATTTCGAACTGTCGTCTGTAA
- a CDS encoding SDR family oxidoreductase yields MNRKAVVTGGSTGIGRSTAVALARSGHDVAITYAHSESEAEKTSKLVQAAGRRCVIKKLDLSSPESANPCVDEMVDELGGLDVLVNNAGMMVRKRMPNLDLETAYQIFNVNAFGALCVIQRAMHHMLPDGPDGGPRDTPGRIIVVTSVHEHIANPTDTLYTMTKHALGGMVKCLALDFSPLNITVNAVAPGEIATPMNGMSADDFDSAKRPAMPARRAGHPDEVAAVINFLASDMAGFVTGASWPVDGGFEAATPLAATAYRENYLKR; encoded by the coding sequence ATGAATCGAAAAGCAGTCGTCACTGGAGGCAGCACTGGAATTGGTCGCTCCACCGCAGTTGCCTTGGCTCGTTCCGGGCACGACGTGGCGATCACCTACGCACACAGCGAGAGCGAAGCGGAGAAGACATCCAAGCTGGTTCAAGCAGCGGGCAGACGTTGTGTGATCAAGAAGCTCGACCTGTCCTCACCAGAATCGGCGAATCCGTGCGTCGATGAAATGGTCGACGAACTCGGTGGTTTGGATGTGTTGGTCAACAATGCTGGCATGATGGTTCGAAAGCGAATGCCGAACTTGGACCTAGAGACAGCCTATCAGATCTTCAATGTCAACGCTTTCGGTGCGTTGTGCGTGATCCAGCGGGCTATGCACCACATGCTGCCTGACGGTCCCGACGGTGGCCCTCGTGACACACCAGGACGCATCATCGTCGTGACGAGTGTTCACGAGCACATCGCAAATCCGACGGACACGCTCTACACGATGACCAAGCATGCCCTAGGCGGCATGGTCAAATGCCTTGCGTTGGATTTTTCTCCACTCAACATCACGGTCAATGCGGTTGCGCCCGGCGAAATCGCAACGCCGATGAACGGCATGTCAGCAGACGACTTTGACAGTGCAAAACGTCCTGCGATGCCCGCTCGACGCGCGGGGCATCCTGATGAAGTTGCTGCGGTGATCAACTTTCTCGCCTCGGACATGGCGGGATTTGTCACTGGCGCAAGCTGGCCAGTCGATGGCGGATTTGAAGCCGCGACGCCGCTGGCTGCCACAGCGTATCGAGAAAACTATTTGAAACGGTGA
- a CDS encoding BON domain-containing protein encodes MKVPAFKTIAFALALSLSLNQTTPSVLANEPASGEIVKAIEADLADAERIVASEIDVKLDRGVVTLGGTVNSILDRDLASEIAKRTRGVQAVVNQILVQRSDRSDDSIHEDVQRVLITNSSVDEPQIVVAVNQGEVSMTGEVDSLAEKRIAGFVASGVRGVVSINNQLTVAMSSDRTDTDLRDEISALIHHSVYLDDVEVEIAVDEGVVKLTGNVHSALQKDHLERIAEIWGVAAVDVRNIRVDPTADGRAIRQKRYESVTDESIKEALQRAYRVDPILFSRADAIEINVSIGRVSLSGSVDRLRVKNRAEKLAGDVIGVRAVSNNIELQLPGKPPTDIEIVHETQDALARSAHLDRRDIRVHSQAAHVSLYGVVESELEKRVAQWVADGVTGVVHVNNSLAVEREWEQKSDEQIKTALERKLRFAFYEESDDLSVDVQGGVAIIKGTVDTWRQWQTVMDLAIEAGSRHPHNLVNVQYHPPHGASDIYVPH; translated from the coding sequence ATGAAAGTCCCCGCATTCAAGACAATTGCCTTCGCATTGGCCCTATCGCTGAGCCTGAATCAGACAACGCCATCCGTATTGGCAAATGAGCCCGCCTCGGGCGAAATCGTCAAAGCCATCGAGGCTGATCTCGCTGATGCAGAACGAATCGTCGCGAGCGAAATCGATGTGAAGCTGGATCGCGGTGTTGTCACACTCGGAGGGACCGTCAACAGCATTCTTGACAGAGACCTCGCATCCGAAATCGCCAAACGAACACGCGGCGTCCAGGCTGTTGTGAATCAGATTTTGGTGCAGCGATCTGATCGGAGCGACGACTCGATCCACGAGGATGTTCAACGCGTGCTGATCACCAACAGCAGTGTCGACGAACCACAAATTGTCGTTGCGGTCAATCAAGGAGAGGTGTCCATGACGGGCGAAGTGGACTCGCTTGCGGAAAAGCGGATCGCGGGCTTTGTTGCGTCAGGGGTTCGCGGTGTTGTCTCGATCAACAATCAACTGACGGTCGCAATGAGCAGCGATCGAACAGACACTGATTTGCGTGACGAAATCAGTGCATTGATTCATCACTCCGTTTACCTTGACGACGTCGAAGTAGAAATCGCAGTGGATGAAGGTGTCGTCAAGCTTACTGGCAACGTACATTCTGCATTGCAAAAGGATCATTTAGAGAGAATCGCAGAGATCTGGGGAGTCGCCGCTGTCGACGTGAGAAACATTCGAGTCGACCCGACGGCCGATGGTCGTGCAATTCGTCAGAAACGGTACGAGAGTGTCACTGACGAGTCTATCAAAGAAGCATTGCAACGAGCATACAGAGTAGACCCGATCTTGTTCAGCCGTGCAGATGCAATCGAGATCAACGTCAGCATTGGCAGGGTTTCGCTGAGTGGATCGGTGGATCGTTTGCGAGTAAAGAATCGAGCAGAGAAACTCGCTGGTGACGTGATCGGTGTCCGAGCAGTGTCGAACAATATTGAACTGCAACTTCCAGGGAAACCGCCAACCGACATCGAGATTGTTCACGAGACACAAGACGCCTTGGCAAGAAGTGCTCATTTGGATCGCCGTGATATACGCGTTCACTCTCAAGCGGCTCATGTCAGCTTGTACGGAGTCGTTGAGAGTGAACTGGAGAAACGCGTTGCCCAGTGGGTGGCGGACGGTGTCACCGGAGTTGTTCACGTGAACAACTCGTTGGCGGTTGAACGTGAATGGGAGCAAAAATCCGACGAGCAGATCAAAACCGCGTTAGAACGAAAACTAAGGTTTGCGTTCTATGAGGAGAGTGATGATCTCTCTGTCGACGTTCAGGGAGGCGTCGCGATCATCAAAGGAACGGTCGATACGTGGAGGCAGTGGCAGACTGTCATGGATCTCGCAATCGAAGCGGGATCACGACACCCGCACAACCTCGTCAATGTTCAGTACCACCCGCCCCACGGAGCGTCGGACATCTATGTTCCTCATTGA
- the ispH gene encoding 4-hydroxy-3-methylbut-2-enyl diphosphate reductase: MTTIIRATHLGFCFGVRDALKAAEQIERPEETAVYGELVHNAEVNQWLNSRRFETIAEAEREGLPARSQVMITAHGISQTRRDALIQAGKRLIDTTCPLVQRVHAAATKLAEQDHFVVVIGSRDHVEVQGITEDLPEGRWEVVSRVDEVSVYPAKKIGIVCQTTMPGEVAQACRDAIALSNPDACLRWINTICRPTKQRQSAIDALCAQTQLVIVVGGINSNNTRRLAQRCRTLGSVAYHVQSPRDIRGEWFDGVETVGLTAGTSTPDETIDAVQERIEQLTRSQHKVDDRRQWSNRQWSIYFRNNLADTPAVPWSRSPTLTPAESRAVIGSIKTFQLGESGEGKHLLACARSWIDTGGDPDYLDAAKLFLDEEHVHSDLLARFLRQENECLLHKQWSDGCFRFLRHLAGLRTSVSVLVTAEIMAQVYYLALFRATQSSTLRAICRRVMRDERSHVQFQQQQKNLLAQGWSSFRRRIVSLMERVLFEIACRIVWHDHRSVFESAKMNWNEFRNRSLRRWHAANRG, encoded by the coding sequence ATGACGACGATCATCCGAGCCACGCATTTGGGGTTTTGTTTCGGTGTCCGCGACGCGTTGAAAGCCGCCGAGCAGATTGAACGCCCTGAGGAGACCGCCGTCTACGGCGAGTTGGTCCACAACGCGGAAGTCAACCAGTGGTTGAATTCGCGACGTTTCGAAACGATCGCCGAAGCGGAACGTGAAGGCTTGCCTGCTCGCTCGCAAGTCATGATCACGGCGCACGGGATCAGTCAAACCAGACGCGATGCGTTGATCCAAGCCGGCAAGCGACTGATCGATACGACTTGTCCTCTGGTGCAGCGAGTACACGCGGCTGCAACGAAACTTGCCGAACAAGATCACTTTGTCGTCGTGATCGGAAGCCGAGATCATGTGGAAGTCCAAGGGATCACGGAAGATTTGCCCGAAGGTCGATGGGAGGTGGTGTCACGGGTTGATGAAGTGTCGGTGTATCCGGCTAAGAAGATCGGCATCGTCTGCCAAACGACGATGCCTGGCGAAGTCGCCCAAGCGTGTCGTGACGCGATCGCTCTATCAAATCCGGATGCCTGCCTACGATGGATCAACACGATTTGCCGACCGACCAAACAACGCCAATCGGCAATCGACGCGTTGTGTGCACAGACACAATTGGTGATCGTCGTAGGAGGCATCAACTCCAACAACACGCGACGACTCGCTCAGCGTTGTCGCACACTGGGGAGTGTGGCTTATCATGTTCAATCGCCACGTGACATTCGAGGCGAGTGGTTTGATGGCGTCGAGACCGTCGGTCTCACAGCCGGCACATCCACGCCCGACGAAACGATCGATGCGGTGCAAGAACGGATCGAGCAATTGACGCGATCGCAGCACAAGGTGGATGACCGCCGGCAATGGAGCAATCGGCAATGGTCGATCTACTTCCGCAACAACTTGGCGGACACACCTGCCGTCCCTTGGTCGAGATCGCCCACATTGACACCCGCAGAATCTCGCGCGGTGATCGGATCCATCAAGACGTTTCAATTGGGGGAGAGCGGTGAAGGCAAGCACCTGTTGGCGTGCGCACGATCGTGGATCGATACCGGCGGTGACCCTGACTATTTGGATGCCGCAAAGCTGTTCCTCGACGAAGAACACGTGCACTCGGATTTGTTGGCAAGATTCCTGCGACAAGAGAACGAATGTTTGCTGCACAAACAATGGTCCGATGGCTGTTTTCGATTCTTGCGTCATTTGGCCGGTCTGAGGACTTCCGTGTCGGTACTGGTGACCGCCGAGATCATGGCACAAGTTTACTACCTTGCACTTTTTCGCGCGACACAGTCATCCACACTGCGAGCGATTTGTCGGCGTGTGATGCGAGACGAGCGATCACACGTTCAATTTCAACAGCAGCAGAAAAATTTGCTCGCGCAAGGATGGTCGTCGTTTCGTCGTCGGATCGTGAGCTTGATGGAACGAGTACTCTTTGAAATCGCTTGTCGCATCGTGTGGCACGATCACCGCAGCGTGTTCGAGTCCGCCAAAATGAATTGGAACGAGTTTCGCAACCGGTCGCTTCGACGCTGGCATGCCGCTAACCGTGGTTGA
- the hisE gene encoding phosphoribosyl-ATP diphosphatase, whose protein sequence is MSNALEPISRLMATLAQRAADRPAGSYTTRLLDGGPEKIGGKVLEEARELIEAAGESGDEGRNHFIYEAGDLIYHTLVMLAWRGVDLSEVAQELAKREGVSGLVEKANRPAKDPESEKHSGHES, encoded by the coding sequence ATGAGTAACGCGTTGGAACCGATCTCACGACTGATGGCCACCCTTGCCCAGCGAGCAGCCGATCGACCAGCGGGGTCATACACCACTCGGCTATTGGACGGTGGTCCGGAAAAGATCGGCGGGAAGGTACTGGAGGAGGCCCGGGAACTGATCGAGGCGGCTGGTGAGTCCGGTGATGAGGGACGCAACCACTTCATTTATGAAGCGGGGGATTTGATCTATCACACGCTCGTCATGCTCGCTTGGCGTGGCGTCGATTTGAGTGAAGTCGCCCAGGAGCTGGCCAAGCGCGAGGGAGTCTCCGGGTTGGTCGAGAAAGCGAACCGGCCGGCCAAGGACCCGGAATCCGAAAAACACTCAGGGCACGAATCCTGA
- a CDS encoding transcriptional regulator, with amino-acid sequence MPAKRKSDSARYSYDGLDRVLHEKARLGLMTCLAGSPDGLTFGELKSLCNLTDGNLNRHLKQLAEAGLVSTRRDETGSRPQTICALTDSGRGRFLQYLAELQRVIGDAQKQMKTNAARSKGRLATE; translated from the coding sequence ATGCCCGCAAAACGAAAATCTGATTCCGCCCGGTACTCCTATGACGGACTGGATCGTGTACTGCATGAAAAAGCACGACTGGGATTGATGACCTGTCTGGCCGGTTCACCCGATGGTTTGACGTTCGGTGAACTGAAGTCGCTGTGCAATCTGACCGACGGCAACCTGAACCGACACCTCAAACAGCTTGCTGAAGCCGGCTTGGTCAGCACGCGTCGCGATGAGACGGGTTCACGGCCGCAAACGATCTGCGCTTTGACAGATTCAGGGCGAGGGCGGTTCTTGCAATACCTCGCTGAGCTGCAACGCGTGATCGGCGATGCACAGAAACAAATGAAAACCAACGCGGCAAGATCCAAAGGTCGATTGGCGACTGAGTGA
- a CDS encoding FAD-binding oxidoreductase: MNTKSDQRPQTGTADWNEYARHRGRVLHREELADNVHLYVVEKPDDFNFRPGQAVELAIDEQEWREQKRPFTLTSLPSNPRLEFVIKSYPVISNPEHEGMTEHLGRDICVGDRVIFGDAWGAIEYSGPGVFIAGGAGITPFIAIIRQLEQEQKLAGNRLFFSNKRVRDVFLQGELFRCLGHRVVCTLTEETHPDYESGRIDKDWLQSRVKSFDQQFYVCGPPPMVDDISVALQELGADPHAIVTEDTE; this comes from the coding sequence ATGAATACAAAAAGTGACCAAAGGCCGCAGACCGGTACCGCCGATTGGAATGAGTACGCCCGTCACCGCGGTCGCGTCTTGCACCGTGAGGAACTTGCTGACAATGTTCATCTCTATGTGGTTGAGAAACCAGACGACTTCAACTTTCGCCCAGGACAAGCTGTTGAACTTGCAATCGACGAGCAGGAATGGCGGGAGCAGAAACGACCATTCACCTTGACCAGCTTGCCGAGCAATCCACGGTTGGAGTTTGTCATCAAATCCTATCCGGTGATATCAAACCCAGAGCATGAAGGAATGACGGAGCATCTGGGACGCGACATCTGCGTCGGCGACCGAGTCATTTTTGGTGATGCCTGGGGGGCGATTGAGTACAGCGGACCCGGTGTATTTATCGCTGGCGGTGCCGGAATAACGCCGTTCATCGCCATCATTCGGCAACTGGAACAAGAGCAGAAACTTGCCGGAAATCGACTCTTCTTTAGCAACAAACGGGTCCGAGATGTCTTTTTGCAAGGAGAACTCTTTCGCTGCTTGGGACACCGAGTTGTGTGCACACTGACGGAAGAAACCCATCCCGACTATGAATCGGGCAGAATCGACAAGGACTGGCTGCAATCCCGCGTCAAATCATTCGACCAACAATTCTATGTTTGCGGCCCACCGCCCATGGTGGATGACATCAGCGTTGCTCTTCAAGAACTCGGTGCAGATCCCCACGCGATTGTGACCGAAGACACCGAGTGA
- a CDS encoding mechanosensitive ion channel family protein, which produces MLVSTTCLAQDVANDETTIEAVEDESAVEAPEKVDVDPLTSDEDISSRLKRIFVATGWFTEIDIRTDEGVVFLTGVADTEKHQEWAERVTQRTSDVVAVVNRISVRTRPIWDVSPVLAQIRQLARDFLQLLPLIVIGAIILLIAYAMAKLSASVAGRISKRRVPSQLLQQVISSVVAVLVMMIGLYIALKVSGLSRLAVTVLGGTGLVGIALGFAFRDIAENYLASILISLNRPFSVGDLIELDQYKGFVRRVTTRGTLLLTVEGNHIQIPNSMIYKSPITNHSSSPRIRKSFSVGIGYDDSVTQAQEIIHETLIKHASVLPDPEPLVLVESLGASTVNLLALFWLDGERFDAGSVNSALMRQAKAALTKAKISMPDEAREVVFPNGVPVEMLNDESHALTKTDGNRRASVVTRQAADTDSRDFESASKGEGNLENTDEEIQRHGEDTDPVDSTNLIA; this is translated from the coding sequence TTGCTCGTTTCTACGACCTGTCTTGCCCAGGACGTAGCCAATGACGAGACGACGATCGAGGCGGTCGAAGACGAGTCCGCGGTCGAAGCTCCTGAGAAGGTGGATGTTGATCCGTTGACGAGCGACGAAGACATCTCATCACGATTGAAAAGAATCTTTGTCGCAACAGGTTGGTTCACGGAAATCGACATCCGGACAGACGAGGGAGTCGTGTTTCTCACCGGTGTTGCTGACACCGAAAAGCATCAGGAATGGGCTGAGCGAGTAACCCAGAGGACATCAGACGTGGTGGCCGTGGTCAATCGTATCAGCGTGCGGACTCGACCCATTTGGGACGTCAGTCCTGTTCTCGCCCAAATTCGCCAACTGGCACGCGACTTCCTGCAATTGCTGCCGCTGATTGTCATTGGCGCGATCATTCTGTTGATCGCGTATGCAATGGCAAAACTTTCCGCATCGGTAGCAGGACGCATTTCCAAGCGACGCGTTCCGAGTCAATTGCTGCAACAAGTGATTTCAAGTGTCGTTGCCGTGCTGGTCATGATGATCGGGCTGTACATCGCATTAAAAGTCTCCGGTCTGAGTCGGTTGGCGGTGACTGTCCTGGGCGGTACAGGCCTGGTCGGAATCGCGTTGGGTTTTGCGTTTCGTGACATTGCGGAAAACTATCTTGCCAGCATCCTGATCAGCTTGAACCGCCCCTTCAGTGTTGGCGATTTGATCGAGTTGGATCAGTACAAGGGGTTTGTGCGACGTGTGACGACCCGAGGAACCCTACTACTGACCGTCGAAGGCAACCACATTCAAATCCCCAATAGCATGATCTATAAGTCGCCCATCACGAACCACTCCTCCTCGCCGCGAATTCGAAAGAGTTTCTCTGTCGGAATCGGGTACGACGATTCGGTAACGCAAGCACAGGAAATCATCCACGAGACATTGATCAAACACGCGTCCGTACTGCCGGATCCGGAACCATTGGTGCTGGTCGAGTCACTCGGCGCGTCGACCGTGAATCTGCTGGCATTGTTTTGGCTCGATGGCGAGCGGTTCGACGCGGGGTCGGTCAACAGCGCATTGATGCGTCAGGCCAAAGCGGCATTGACCAAGGCCAAAATCAGCATGCCCGACGAAGCACGTGAAGTCGTGTTCCCCAACGGTGTGCCCGTCGAAATGCTAAATGATGAAAGTCACGCGCTGACAAAGACCGACGGCAACAGAAGAGCAAGCGTGGTAACAAGGCAGGCGGCAGATACCGACTCGAGAGATTTTGAAAGTGCGAGCAAGGGCGAGGGTAACCTTGAGAATACCGATGAAGAAATCCAACGTCATGGAGAAGATACTGACCCGGTAGACTCGACTAATCTCATCGCCTGA